A stretch of Deltaproteobacteria bacterium DNA encodes these proteins:
- a CDS encoding prepilin-type N-terminal cleavage/methylation domain-containing protein, translating to MKRSEQEGYTLIELVITLSIVALTLLFSAPSIADWAPYYRMKGDATTIAGMLTNARFEAVKRGQNVTVTFDPSAETVTVSAGGTTLNTYTLSQSVDFGINQVIEKDDLNASGHPPTKKITFAGSSVVFASNGAATPAGELYLMFDPAATVNKQYFFGVAVEASGQVTYSRWNESGAAWD from the coding sequence ATGAAGAGGTCTGAGCAAGAGGGATACACTCTAATTGAACTTGTTATCACCTTGTCAATTGTTGCGCTGACGCTGCTTTTTTCGGCACCTTCCATTGCCGATTGGGCACCTTATTACCGAATGAAGGGAGATGCTACAACGATTGCAGGGATGCTGACCAATGCCCGTTTTGAGGCGGTGAAGCGAGGACAGAATGTAACCGTTACCTTCGATCCCTCGGCAGAAACGGTAACGGTCTCTGCGGGAGGAACGACTCTGAATACCTACACACTCAGCCAATCCGTTGATTTCGGAATTAATCAGGTAATAGAAAAAGACGACTTAAATGCCAGTGGTCATCCGCCTACGAAAAAGATTACCTTCGCTGGTAGTAGTGTTGTCTTTGCTTCCAACGGTGCTGCAACGCCGGCGGGCGAACTCTATTTGATGTTTGACCCGGCGGCCACTGTAAACAAACAGTATTTTTTCGGGGTTGCCGTAGAAGCGAGTGGACAAGTGACATATTCTCGCTGGAATGAATCAGGCGCCGCCTGGGATTAG